A single Prevotella sp. E15-22 DNA region contains:
- a CDS encoding OmpP1/FadL family transporter: MKKYLFIAALAMGAMPMVAQETYQNAAVATEDLNGTARYVGMGGAMDALGADISTIGTNPAGIGLFRSSSVSLSAGVVSQQNAKRFADGYKTNLSFDQIGLVYATQWNSNNNVNFGFNYHKSRNFDQILSVADGLNGASQNKATVIKRDQRLLYVEENDKPDFNRAYSSCSVLDALYANNLNYNATDRRWYSYDGEEYVFDRMHDGYVGEYDFNLSGNVKDRFFWGVTVGIHDVHYHHYGEYAENLVGGLGGVPQSFGVTISDDRRIKGQGADVKVGVIFRPIEESPLRFGLSVSTPTWYDLKTSSFTTYKDNTGVYDGIADEYKFRLYTPWRFNLSAGHTVGDWLALGLGYEFADYSSMDTRQLTGEYTYDGGEESESDNEMNRHTAKTLKGVSTFKAGIELRPDPAVAVRFGYNYVSPMYEKNGYKDTWLGSMGSYHSSTSDFINWDATHRITCGLGIQSGAWNFGAAYQYSVQKGKFAPFDSYEDQYISNLAKLVDLKNQRHQFLFTVNYTFSLDKNIWD, translated from the coding sequence ATGAAGAAGTATTTGTTTATCGCAGCCTTAGCGATGGGTGCAATGCCCATGGTTGCACAAGAGACATATCAGAACGCAGCGGTGGCCACAGAAGACCTGAACGGCACGGCACGCTATGTGGGTATGGGTGGCGCTATGGACGCGCTCGGAGCCGACATATCGACCATCGGCACAAACCCTGCCGGCATTGGTCTGTTCCGCTCATCGTCTGTGTCGCTGTCGGCCGGAGTGGTGAGTCAGCAGAACGCCAAGCGCTTTGCCGATGGCTATAAGACCAACCTCAGCTTCGACCAGATTGGATTGGTTTACGCCACTCAGTGGAACTCAAACAACAATGTGAACTTTGGTTTCAACTACCACAAAAGTCGCAACTTCGACCAGATTCTTAGTGTGGCCGATGGACTGAATGGTGCTTCGCAAAACAAAGCCACTGTGATTAAGCGCGACCAAAGACTGCTCTATGTTGAGGAGAATGACAAGCCCGATTTCAATCGCGCTTACAGCTCGTGCAGCGTCCTTGATGCCCTCTATGCCAACAACCTGAACTACAATGCTACCGATCGGAGGTGGTATTCGTACGATGGTGAGGAGTATGTCTTCGACCGCATGCATGATGGCTATGTGGGCGAGTACGACTTCAACCTGAGTGGCAACGTGAAAGACCGCTTCTTCTGGGGCGTCACCGTGGGCATTCACGATGTGCACTATCATCACTATGGCGAATATGCCGAGAATCTGGTGGGCGGACTCGGTGGCGTGCCGCAGAGCTTTGGTGTCACCATCAGCGACGACCGTCGCATCAAAGGTCAGGGCGCCGATGTCAAGGTGGGTGTCATCTTCCGTCCTATCGAGGAATCGCCCTTGCGCTTCGGCTTGAGCGTGAGCACGCCTACATGGTACGACCTGAAGACGAGTAGTTTCACCACTTATAAAGACAATACAGGCGTGTACGATGGCATTGCCGACGAGTATAAGTTCCGACTCTACACTCCTTGGCGTTTCAACCTCTCGGCTGGACATACCGTGGGCGACTGGCTGGCATTGGGCCTGGGCTACGAGTTTGCCGACTACAGCAGCATGGACACACGTCAGTTGACTGGCGAGTATACCTACGACGGCGGCGAGGAAAGCGAGAGCGACAACGAGATGAACCGCCACACGGCCAAAACCCTCAAGGGCGTGTCTACATTCAAGGCTGGCATTGAGCTGCGCCCCGATCCCGCCGTGGCTGTGCGCTTTGGCTACAACTACGTGTCGCCTATGTACGAGAAGAATGGCTATAAGGACACATGGCTGGGATCTATGGGCTCGTATCACAGCTCAACGAGCGACTTCATCAACTGGGATGCTACGCATCGTATCACCTGCGGACTCGGCATTCAGTCGGGCGCCTGGAACTTTGGTGCAGCCTATCAGTATTCGGTTCAGAAGGGCAAGTTTGCTCCGTTCGACTCGTACGAGGACCAGTACATCAGCAACCTGGCCAAGTTGGTTGACTTGAAAAATCAGCGTCATCAATTCTTGTTCACCGTAAACTACACGTTCTCGCTCGACAAGAACATATGGGATTGA
- a CDS encoding dehydrogenase, with amino-acid sequence MADGYLEKHQADYEARKEAWLRKKRHLPQTKPRPQRPDDEAL; translated from the coding sequence ATGGCAGACGGATATCTAGAGAAACATCAGGCCGACTATGAGGCTCGCAAGGAAGCATGGCTCAGGAAAAAGCGCCATTTGCCCCAGACGAAGCCCCGCCCACAGCGGCCCGACGACGAAGCACTATAA
- a CDS encoding RNA methyltransferase → MKQVMLLQQKSSERRKTGLFVVEGVRELGHCMKAGYVVDSIYYCASLFSDMSVLVGVEHVYEVTPQVYEKMAYRGSTEGLLAVVKAKAHGLDTLNLPENPLIMVLESVEKPGNLGAVLRSADAAGADAVILCDPLTDLYNPNLIRASIGALFTVPTVAVGNKECIAFLKERGIKILTAQLQDSELYYDMDMTCGTAIVMGTEATGLTNEWRQAADAHIRIPMCGQLDSLNVSVSAAILLYEAVRQRKA, encoded by the coding sequence GTGAAGCAGGTGATGCTGCTTCAGCAGAAGTCTTCAGAACGCCGCAAGACGGGTTTGTTTGTGGTGGAGGGCGTACGTGAGTTGGGCCATTGCATGAAGGCCGGCTACGTGGTGGACAGTATTTACTATTGTGCATCGCTCTTCTCAGACATGTCGGTGCTGGTTGGCGTGGAGCATGTTTACGAGGTGACGCCGCAGGTTTACGAGAAGATGGCGTATCGTGGCAGTACGGAGGGACTGCTGGCTGTAGTCAAGGCTAAGGCGCATGGGCTGGACACGCTGAACCTGCCCGAGAACCCGCTGATTATGGTTCTCGAAAGTGTTGAGAAGCCGGGCAACCTGGGTGCTGTGTTGCGCTCGGCCGATGCGGCTGGTGCCGATGCGGTGATTCTGTGCGACCCGCTGACGGATCTTTACAATCCCAACCTTATTCGTGCTAGCATCGGAGCTTTGTTTACGGTGCCTACGGTGGCTGTGGGCAACAAGGAGTGTATTGCTTTCCTGAAGGAGCGCGGCATCAAGATTCTGACGGCGCAGTTGCAGGACTCGGAGTTGTACTACGATATGGATATGACCTGCGGCACGGCCATTGTGATGGGAACGGAGGCTACGGGACTCACCAACGAGTGGCGTCAGGCAGCCGATGCGCATATTCGCATTCCGATGTGTGGACAGCTTGACTCGCTCAACGTGTCGGTGTCGGCAGCTATCTTGCTCTACGAGGCTGTGAGACAGCGTAAGGCGTAA
- a CDS encoding DUF4270 domain-containing protein gives MKRFYYLAGVVLTAMAIYSCSEDTAGIGQSLTNPTDQLDVTTADIEVDSTRTIIADSVFTLGNSSYLGCVRDPETLADVKSEFTTQFNLLSNFFVSDDDKFVSRADDGLAAADSCDIILYVSSPYNAKDSLSAVKMKIYELQNTLEEGTRYYSSFDPLKQGMVRANGLDKTKMMTFLNQLDTDDEREAKNYLNNIRITLNAPYIAPDGTTYNNYGTYLIRQYHKHPEYFRNSYTFCHNVCPGFFFQITDGYGFYSNLSNIGLRTFYRIQDGDSIVNKTMIMASTKEVLQTTYVTNDKEAIQKLASEKTHTYLKTPAGLFTEVALPIKKIKEGHENDSLIAAKITFQRLNNQSTDERMFGIPQNLLMVQKDSLKNFFEESLLPDNKLSYIVKYNYNGSTYKNNNTYNFTNISNLITSLWNMRQKGVSENPNWEAEHPDWNKVVLVPVSYDSNTSTSVDHDMSLTSVRLVGGTENPNDPIKVSVVYGKFREK, from the coding sequence ATGAAACGATTCTACTATTTGGCCGGTGTCGTCCTGACGGCTATGGCCATTTATTCATGTAGCGAGGATACGGCGGGCATCGGTCAGTCGCTGACCAACCCTACCGACCAGTTGGACGTTACGACAGCCGACATCGAGGTAGACTCAACCCGCACCATTATTGCCGACTCCGTATTTACATTAGGCAACAGCTCTTATCTAGGTTGCGTGCGCGACCCTGAGACCCTGGCTGATGTAAAGAGCGAGTTTACCACCCAGTTTAATCTTCTGAGCAACTTCTTCGTATCGGACGACGACAAGTTCGTGAGTCGTGCTGACGACGGGCTGGCCGCTGCCGACTCGTGTGACATCATTCTCTATGTGTCGAGCCCATACAACGCCAAGGACAGTCTCTCGGCCGTCAAGATGAAGATCTACGAGCTGCAGAACACCTTGGAGGAAGGCACCCGCTACTATTCAAGTTTCGACCCACTGAAACAAGGGATGGTGCGTGCCAACGGACTGGATAAGACCAAGATGATGACCTTCCTCAACCAGTTGGACACCGACGATGAGCGTGAGGCCAAAAACTATCTCAACAACATCCGTATCACATTGAATGCGCCCTATATCGCGCCCGACGGCACTACGTACAACAACTACGGAACATACCTCATCCGCCAGTATCACAAGCACCCCGAGTATTTCCGCAACTCGTACACCTTCTGTCACAACGTTTGCCCGGGCTTCTTTTTCCAGATTACCGACGGCTACGGCTTCTACTCAAACCTGTCGAACATCGGTCTGCGCACATTCTACAGAATACAAGACGGCGATAGCATTGTGAACAAGACCATGATCATGGCTAGCACCAAAGAGGTGCTCCAGACCACATACGTGACCAACGACAAGGAAGCCATCCAGAAGTTGGCCAGCGAGAAGACACACACCTATCTGAAGACCCCTGCGGGCCTGTTCACCGAGGTTGCCCTGCCCATTAAGAAAATTAAGGAGGGCCACGAGAACGACTCGCTGATAGCCGCAAAGATTACGTTCCAGCGACTGAACAACCAGTCGACCGACGAGCGCATGTTCGGCATTCCCCAGAACCTGCTGATGGTTCAGAAAGACAGTTTGAAGAACTTCTTCGAAGAAAGTCTGCTACCCGACAACAAGTTGTCGTATATCGTGAAATACAACTACAACGGCAGCACCTATAAGAACAACAACACATACAACTTCACCAATATCTCGAACCTCATCACCAGTCTATGGAACATGCGCCAGAAAGGCGTCAGCGAGAACCCCAACTGGGAGGCTGAACATCCCGACTGGAACAAGGTTGTATTGGTGCCTGTGAGCTACGACAGCAACACTTCGACGAGTGTCGACCACGACATGTCGCTCACCAGCGTGCGCCTTGTTGGCGGCACAGAGAACCCCAACGACCCCATCAAGGTGAGTGTTGTCTACGGCAAGTTCCGCGAGAAATAA